Below is a genomic region from Rhinolophus sinicus isolate RSC01 linkage group LG11, ASM3656204v1, whole genome shotgun sequence.
GAAATACAGGGCGTATTTGTAAACTGGAAAGAAGCCACCCAAATCCTCCTATCCATCTTGCCCACTTCCCCTGTGAACACTCAAAGAGCACTCCACAGGGACTGGTTAGCACCCTTCCCTTTTGAATCCTGTGATCAAGCAATCTTTTCATCTggagaacataaagaaaatataaacatgattTCAAGGGAGAACTTATGGAATAGTGCTCCCATGTGCAATGGCATCTCCTGCCCTCTGCCTCATTGAGCATTCCTCTGGCTTGCCCAAACCTCCAGTAAGTCCTCCAGCCCATTCTGTTATAATGCTCAGGGTTGTGGGAGGTAAAATTCTAGGGAACCCAGGTCCTAGAAAATGCAGTCCTCCTGAATGTCCAATCCAGACTTCAAATTCCAAAGGGAGTTTAGCTCTCATGTTACCAGAAATCCTTCAGGAAAGAGAGCcatgtaactttatttttcactgtttaggaatttcttgatttttattatcaaatatctACTATATAAACActgaacaaaagacaaaaaatattagGGGAAGAAGAATCACTGGAGAGGTGTAACATAGTGGTCAAAAACATGAACTCTGGAGCCAAACAATCTCAGCGTCACTCCTTGCTAGCTCTGTGTTCTTAGGTAGGTTTCTCAACATCTCcacttcagtttctccatttgtaaaattagcataataatagtacctatcttaTAGAACCAAGGGGATTGAACAagttaatatttgaaaagcatttgaaaCAAAGCCTAGCATGTGGCAAGTGCTGTGttaaatcttaaattaaaaaaaaaaaaattaacggGGTTAATTTCTCCATATGTCTTTTCAGTCCTTatccatatacatttttttaggtGTCATAGTAGATATGTATATACAACTCTGTGTCCTTTTTATTCCTCCAGGTTATGTATGCATTGTTCATAATTATAACTTATAGTGATTGcctaaaataaattacaaactaATGTCCAACAATGCAGGAATGAGTAAACCATGGACAACAACACACTGGGTTATAAAGTATCACCATTTCTTCCAACAACATCAGTCTTATACTTCTAGGCAATAACCTTTCTATCATTAGAAATCTCATTTACTCATCTTTTCTAAGGTTAATCTTTATCAACAGTAAATATCccattcaatactattttttttcttaaattcagaTTTACTATTCcatattctatttcttaaagGGCACCTAGACCCTCACATTTTAATAACAGAATCTGTATTTTCATGATTATGCACCAAATGTTATTGCAAATCTTCCCATCTAATACTCCAGCTTGATGCAAAACAGTGTTTCCACCCGAAACACTTTTCCTAGCAtaaggttttctctttaacaatgcACTCTGATCCACAAATAGTTGAGACTTCTTACTAAAATATATCTCATTCCCTACATTCCCTCAAGTAGGATTACTGATGGACCATGAGAGGAGTTTGGAGTTTTCTTCACTGTAATTATCTGAAGTTAAATAAGAGTTACAGAACTGCTAAgctttcttctattcttttcatTCATAGGTTTCTTCTAAGAAGATATTTTCTACTTAGTAATAAAGGGAGAAGTCTTACTGAACTCTTACTAAAAAATTCCCCCTCTTGATTATACTTGTAGGGGTTTTTTAATGTGTTATCAAATGTACAAAAGAAAATCTCTcatcaattcaattcaattcaagtCACAGAGTTTCTCTTCACTATGACTCCTCTGGTGTTGAAGCAGAGCTGAGTGACCACTATAAGCTTTTCCACAGTCATTGCATATAAAGCGTTTCTCTCCACTGTGCATTCTCTGATGAATAATAAGAGAAGAATTCTTACAGAAAGCCTTCTCACAATGATTGCATTTGtagggtttttctccagtatgGTTTCTCAGATGTACAATAAGGGATGAACTCTCATTAAatgctttcccacattcattgcatCTATatggtttttctccagtgtgagttCTCCGGTGCGCAATAAGGTGAGAGCTACAGTTAAAGGATCTTTCACATTGATTACATTTATAGGGCTTCTCACCAGTGTGAATTCTTCGATGAGCAACCAGGTGACAGCTCTGGCTGAAGGATTTCCCACATTTATTGCATTCATAGGGCTTTTCTCCAGTATGAGTCCTTTGATGTCTAACAAGATGAGCCATCTGGCTGCAGGATTTTCCACATTTATTACACTCATAAGGCTTAATTCCAGAATGAATAATTTCATGTTTAGTAAGAGCTGAGCGTTCTCTGAATGCTTTGCCACATTCCTGACAGTTATAGGGTTTTTCTCCCGTGTGAGTTCTCTGGTGGGCAATAAGGTGGGAGCTCCAGCTGAAGGATTTTCCACATTCAGTACATTTATACGGTTTTGCTCCAGAGTGAGTCCTTTCATGTTTACTAAGGGCTGAGTAATCCCTAAAAGCTTTTTCACATTCATCACATTTaaagggtttctctccagtatgcaTTCTCATGTGTGCAATAAGATGGGAGCTCCAGCTGAAAGATTTCCCACATTCAGTACATTCaaaaggtttctctccagtatgagttCTCTGATGTCCAATAAGATGGGAATTCCAGTTGAAAGACTTCCCACATTCATTGCATACGtaaggtttctctcctgtatgaaTTCTCGTATGCACAATAAGATGAGAATTCCAgctgaaggcttttccacatttattacattcatagggttttaTTCCAGTGTGAGTCCGTTCATGTTTAGTAAGGGCTGAACGATTCCTAAAAACTTTTCCACATTTAtcacattcatagggtttctctccggTATGAGTTTTCTTATGCTGGATAAGATAAGAGCTCCAGATGAACGATGTCCCACATTCATTgtattcatagggtttctctgcAGTGTAAGTGCTTGTATGTTGAGTGAGGAATGAGTCATACCCAAAGACTTTCTCCCATTCATTGTATTTATATGCTTTCTCTACAGTACCAATTTTTTGATGCTCCATAAAGGATGAGAAGTAAAAGATATTCTCATATTCTTTGTAACCACATTGTTTTTCTCCAATATGAGGTCTTGAATGTTCATCGAAGGATGGGCTCTGGTTAAAGATTTGATGGTATTCCTTATATTCATAGAGTTTTCCGCCTGTATGCATTCCGTTATGATCACCAAAATGTAGTATATGATTGAAAGATTTAACAGCATCAGTACATTTGAAAAGATTATCTCCAGTTTGCATCCTTGCAAGGTGAATAGGTTGCACAGACTGGCAGAAGGCTTTGTCATAATCATTACTTTCACAGGTAATCTTATCTGCATACATTATGGCTGAATTACATCTCCAACTTTCAGCATTTGTATCAGGCTTATAGAAATGTTCTATTTGAGAAACTCTCTGAGATGGAAAAAAGTTTAAGCTCTGGCTACACTCTGCCCCaaattcacagaactcagagcCTCTTTGAGACAGTACTTGCTTTTGCATGAAGACCATCTGCCTCATAGCTGTACTTTGGTTCATGTGGTACATTTCTAATTGGTCTTTACATCCCAAAATTTCTAACCTGGAGAACCAAGGATCACCCCATACATATTGTTCTAACTTCATGCTATGGGATTGTTCTTCCTCAAAAATGTTCTGCGTTGGGATCAATGCTTTGCTTTCAAGATTTCTCATCATTtctgaaacaaacagaaaaaaagctgTGAGAGCACAGAGAAAGAACTTCTAAAAATAGAGTGga
It encodes:
- the ZNF606 gene encoding zinc finger protein 606 isoform X1, coding for MAAINPWASWGVLTDQSWGMAAVDPWASWGESRTCVPIGHVVASPSSDLPWPGIRHGEPALYPQDPGWRVEETPKEVGRAAGLLTAQVQEPVTFRDVAVDFTQEEWGQLGPAQRTLYRDVMLETYGHLLSVGKQIAKPEVISLLEQGEEPWLEHTYPQSTCPEMMRNLESKALIPTQNIFEEEQSHSMKLEQYVWGDPWFSRLEILGCKDQLEMYHMNQSTAMRQMVFMQKQVLSQRGSEFCEFGAECSQSLNFFPSQRVSQIEHFYKPDTNAESWRCNSAIMYADKITCESNDYDKAFCQSVQPIHLARMQTGDNLFKCTDAVKSFNHILHFGDHNGMHTGGKLYEYKEYHQIFNQSPSFDEHSRPHIGEKQCGYKEYENIFYFSSFMEHQKIGTVEKAYKYNEWEKVFGYDSFLTQHTSTYTAEKPYEYNECGTSFIWSSYLIQHKKTHTGEKPYECDKCGKVFRNRSALTKHERTHTGIKPYECNKCGKAFSWNSHLIVHTRIHTGEKPYVCNECGKSFNWNSHLIGHQRTHTGEKPFECTECGKSFSWSSHLIAHMRMHTGEKPFKCDECEKAFRDYSALSKHERTHSGAKPYKCTECGKSFSWSSHLIAHQRTHTGEKPYNCQECGKAFRERSALTKHEIIHSGIKPYECNKCGKSCSQMAHLVRHQRTHTGEKPYECNKCGKSFSQSCHLVAHRRIHTGEKPYKCNQCERSFNCSSHLIAHRRTHTGEKPYRCNECGKAFNESSSLIVHLRNHTGEKPYKCNHCEKAFCKNSSLIIHQRMHSGEKRFICNDCGKAYSGHSALLQHQRSHSEEKLCDLN
- the ZNF606 gene encoding zinc finger protein 606 isoform X2, yielding MAAINPWASWGVLTDQSWGMAAVDPWASWALYPQDPGWRVEETPKEVGRAAGLLTAQVQEPVTFRDVAVDFTQEEWGQLGPAQRTLYRDVMLETYGHLLSVGKQIAKPEVISLLEQGEEPWLEHTYPQSTCPEMMRNLESKALIPTQNIFEEEQSHSMKLEQYVWGDPWFSRLEILGCKDQLEMYHMNQSTAMRQMVFMQKQVLSQRGSEFCEFGAECSQSLNFFPSQRVSQIEHFYKPDTNAESWRCNSAIMYADKITCESNDYDKAFCQSVQPIHLARMQTGDNLFKCTDAVKSFNHILHFGDHNGMHTGGKLYEYKEYHQIFNQSPSFDEHSRPHIGEKQCGYKEYENIFYFSSFMEHQKIGTVEKAYKYNEWEKVFGYDSFLTQHTSTYTAEKPYEYNECGTSFIWSSYLIQHKKTHTGEKPYECDKCGKVFRNRSALTKHERTHTGIKPYECNKCGKAFSWNSHLIVHTRIHTGEKPYVCNECGKSFNWNSHLIGHQRTHTGEKPFECTECGKSFSWSSHLIAHMRMHTGEKPFKCDECEKAFRDYSALSKHERTHSGAKPYKCTECGKSFSWSSHLIAHQRTHTGEKPYNCQECGKAFRERSALTKHEIIHSGIKPYECNKCGKSCSQMAHLVRHQRTHTGEKPYECNKCGKSFSQSCHLVAHRRIHTGEKPYKCNQCERSFNCSSHLIAHRRTHTGEKPYRCNECGKAFNESSSLIVHLRNHTGEKPYKCNHCEKAFCKNSSLIIHQRMHSGEKRFICNDCGKAYSGHSALLQHQRSHSEEKLCDLN